The Mycolicibacterium hassiacum DSM 44199 genome includes a window with the following:
- a CDS encoding class I adenylate-forming enzyme family protein: MTIRPAVEPDPQLCERYRAHGWWDGATLPTLMSDALTRSADRPFQLISRTRPWRGTLADVTTLARRFATGLAERGIRTGDPVAFCLPNSVEATAVFYGLSLLGATLVPVGHTAGPRDLACALRGSHAKAVVVANLPERPFDFDTLPPVELVAAVGEAPRPAHVLAFDDLTDHHPLTEPATVDPAQIAVIGWTSGTTGAPKGVMLSHRAMCAETRMHMSPMMSPRTRPLASTSPIAHVTGMLVSVLVPPLLGQQIHLLDYWDAGEVLDLMTAQQLSAGSGAPLFLAALLDHPACTPEHHALIEMSSLGGAAVSPELVLRAADVGVVAMRGYGCTEHPSIALGMPDDPLDKRAHTDGRPCPGVEVRIVDETDKPVPAGEDGEILTRGPDLFSGYTDPVLTAEAFTDGWYRTGDIGRLDADGYLSVVDRKKDIVIRAGMNISPAEVEAAMRTMPEVADVAVIAVPDPRTGERACAFVIPAPGHDTPAVERIGEHLATVGLAKYKWPEEIRTQPGDFPRTPAGKVRKTDLRAAWDAHRQGGHQ; the protein is encoded by the coding sequence ATGACAATCAGGCCCGCCGTCGAGCCCGATCCGCAGCTGTGTGAGCGCTACCGCGCCCACGGCTGGTGGGACGGTGCGACGCTGCCGACGCTGATGAGCGACGCGCTCACCCGGTCGGCCGACCGGCCCTTCCAGCTGATCTCTCGCACCCGGCCCTGGCGCGGCACCCTGGCCGACGTCACCACGCTGGCCCGGCGGTTCGCGACCGGTCTCGCCGAGCGCGGCATCCGCACCGGCGATCCGGTCGCGTTCTGCCTGCCCAACAGCGTCGAGGCGACGGCGGTGTTCTACGGTCTGTCGCTGCTGGGTGCCACCCTGGTCCCGGTCGGCCACACCGCCGGACCCCGCGATCTGGCCTGCGCGCTGCGCGGGTCGCACGCCAAGGCCGTCGTCGTCGCCAACCTCCCCGAGCGTCCGTTCGACTTCGACACGCTGCCGCCGGTCGAGCTCGTCGCGGCGGTCGGCGAGGCACCCAGGCCCGCGCACGTCCTCGCGTTCGACGACCTCACCGACCACCACCCGCTCACCGAGCCCGCCACCGTCGACCCCGCACAGATCGCGGTCATCGGTTGGACCTCGGGAACGACCGGCGCGCCGAAGGGCGTGATGCTCAGTCACCGGGCGATGTGCGCCGAGACCCGGATGCACATGTCGCCGATGATGTCTCCGCGCACCCGGCCGCTCGCCAGCACCTCGCCGATCGCCCACGTCACCGGGATGCTGGTGTCGGTGCTGGTGCCGCCGCTGCTCGGGCAGCAGATCCACCTGCTCGACTACTGGGACGCCGGCGAGGTGCTCGACCTGATGACCGCACAACAACTCTCGGCCGGCTCCGGGGCGCCGTTGTTCCTCGCCGCGCTGCTGGACCACCCCGCCTGCACCCCCGAACACCACGCCCTCATCGAGATGAGCTCGCTGGGCGGCGCGGCGGTGTCACCCGAGTTGGTGCTGCGCGCGGCCGACGTCGGCGTCGTCGCGATGCGCGGTTACGGCTGCACCGAGCACCCGAGCATCGCGCTGGGCATGCCCGACGACCCACTGGACAAACGCGCCCACACCGACGGGAGGCCGTGCCCGGGGGTGGAGGTCCGCATCGTCGACGAAACCGACAAACCCGTGCCCGCCGGCGAGGACGGCGAGATCCTCACCCGGGGGCCCGACCTGTTCAGCGGCTACACCGATCCCGTGCTGACCGCTGAGGCCTTCACCGACGGCTGGTACCGCACCGGCGACATCGGCAGGCTCGACGCCGACGGCTACCTGTCCGTCGTGGACCGCAAGAAGGACATCGTCATCCGGGCCGGAATGAACATCAGCCCCGCCGAGGTCGAGGCCGCGATGCGCACCATGCCGGAGGTCGCCGACGTCGCGGTGATCGCGGTGCCCGACCCGCGGACCGGCGAGCGGGCCTGCGCGTTCGTCATCCCCGCGCCGGGCCACGACACACCCGCCGTCGAGCGCATCGGTGAACATCTCGCCACCGTCGGCTTGGCGAAATACAAATGGCCCGAGGAAATTCGAACCCAACCCGGCGACTTCCCGCGGACTCCCGCAGGCAAGGTCCGCAAGACCGATCTGCGCGCCGCATGGGACGCGCACCGACAAGGAGGACACCAGTGA
- a CDS encoding enoyl-CoA hydratase/isomerase family protein — MVQVESAQSGPLYGFEAELVVTADGPVRVVLLNRPDDLNGVNRPMHQALARVWDHLGADPDARAVVITGAGSAFSAGGDFGYMQENIDDEVLRAQTIEEARSIIRGMVNCPLPVIAAVNGPAVGLGCSLAVLSDIVLMAEGSFLADPHLRMGLVPGDGGMVWPALAGLSRAKEYLFLGSRIPAEKAVEFGLASRVVAADQVVSEALELAHRLAKVPAPALQSTKTALNEWLRPQLAGAFESALTGELDSMGSVEHRDAVAKARGKNG; from the coding sequence ATGGTTCAGGTCGAGTCTGCGCAGTCGGGACCGCTCTACGGGTTCGAGGCCGAGCTGGTCGTCACCGCTGATGGCCCGGTACGGGTGGTGTTGCTGAACCGCCCGGACGACCTGAACGGGGTGAACCGGCCGATGCATCAGGCGCTGGCACGGGTGTGGGACCACCTCGGCGCCGATCCGGACGCGCGCGCGGTGGTGATCACCGGCGCGGGGTCGGCGTTCAGCGCCGGCGGCGACTTCGGCTACATGCAGGAGAACATCGACGACGAGGTGTTGCGGGCCCAGACGATCGAGGAGGCCCGGTCGATCATCCGCGGCATGGTGAATTGCCCGCTGCCGGTGATCGCGGCGGTCAACGGTCCGGCGGTCGGGCTGGGCTGCAGCCTGGCGGTGCTGAGCGACATCGTGCTGATGGCCGAGGGCAGCTTCCTGGCCGACCCGCATCTGCGGATGGGGCTGGTGCCCGGCGACGGCGGCATGGTGTGGCCGGCGCTGGCCGGCTTGTCGCGGGCCAAGGAGTACCTGTTCCTGGGGTCGCGGATTCCGGCGGAGAAGGCCGTCGAGTTCGGGTTGGCCAGCCGGGTGGTCGCCGCCGATCAGGTGGTGTCGGAGGCGCTGGAGTTGGCGCACAGGCTGGCGAAGGTTCCCGCGCCGGCGTTGCAGAGCACCAAGACGGCGCTCAACGAATGGCTGCGGCCGCAGCTCGCCGGCGCGTTCGAGTCGGCACTGACCGGCGAGTTGGACAGCATGGGTTCGGTCGAGCACCGCGACGCGGTCGCCAAGGCGCGCGGTAAGAACGGGTAG
- a CDS encoding acyl-CoA dehydrogenase family protein, which yields MALITTDEQEALREVMRGFLGKYSDEATVRAVMAGDRGYDPAAWRTAAEQIGVQGLLIPEQFGGGGCGFDEMAVVLEEAGRTLFPAPLLSTAVLATTTLLAVGGAEEHLGRIAAGELIATVAVAERKLAWDPDDVHTTATRRESGWVLTGAKPYVLDGAQAELLLVAARTPAGVSLFAVEAGAPGLSVTPRDPLDQTRRQAAVGFDNTPAVLLGEEGAGWQVLAGVYDHALTALACEQVGGAQAALEMTVGYLNVRQQFGRPIGSFQALKHRCADLLVEVESARSAAAYASAAVAAGADDAPVAASIAKVYCSQAFYHVAAETIQMHGGIGFTWEHPAHLYFKRAKSSEALFGWPADHRDRIARLTGLVA from the coding sequence ATGGCATTGATCACCACCGACGAACAGGAAGCCCTGCGCGAGGTCATGCGCGGCTTCCTGGGCAAGTACTCCGACGAGGCCACCGTCCGCGCGGTGATGGCCGGCGACCGCGGCTACGACCCGGCCGCGTGGCGCACCGCCGCCGAACAGATCGGCGTGCAGGGGCTGCTCATTCCCGAGCAGTTCGGCGGTGGCGGTTGCGGTTTCGACGAGATGGCGGTGGTGCTCGAGGAAGCCGGCCGCACCCTGTTCCCGGCGCCGCTGCTGTCCACCGCGGTGCTGGCGACCACCACGCTGCTGGCGGTCGGCGGGGCGGAGGAGCATCTCGGGCGGATCGCGGCGGGCGAGCTCATCGCGACCGTCGCGGTGGCCGAGCGGAAGCTGGCTTGGGATCCCGACGATGTACACACCACCGCGACCCGGCGGGAGAGCGGCTGGGTGCTCACCGGTGCGAAACCGTATGTGCTCGACGGGGCGCAGGCGGAGTTGCTGCTGGTCGCCGCGCGCACACCCGCCGGGGTGTCGCTGTTCGCGGTCGAAGCCGGCGCCCCGGGGCTGTCGGTGACCCCGCGCGACCCGCTGGACCAGACCCGCCGCCAGGCCGCGGTGGGTTTCGACAACACTCCGGCGGTGCTGCTGGGGGAGGAGGGTGCCGGCTGGCAGGTGCTCGCCGGGGTGTATGACCACGCGCTCACCGCGCTGGCGTGCGAACAGGTCGGCGGGGCGCAGGCGGCGCTGGAGATGACCGTCGGATACCTCAACGTCCGGCAGCAGTTCGGCCGGCCGATCGGCTCGTTCCAGGCGCTCAAGCACCGCTGCGCGGACCTGCTGGTGGAGGTGGAGTCGGCCCGCTCGGCGGCGGCGTACGCGTCGGCGGCGGTGGCGGCCGGTGCCGACGACGCGCCGGTGGCTGCGTCGATCGCGAAGGTGTACTGTTCGCAGGCGTTCTATCATGTTGCGGCCGAGACGATTCAGATGCACGGCGGTATCGGGTTCACCTGGGAACACCCGGCGCATCTGTACTTCAAGCGGGCCAAGAGTTCGGAGGCGCTGTTCGGCTGGCCCGCCGACCACCGCGACCGCATCGCCCGGTTGACGGGTCTGGTCGCCTGA
- a CDS encoding acyl-CoA dehydrogenase family protein has product MDPSNSDGLINSLIDTAEYAEFRDEVRTWLAEHLVGEFYEHRGVGSPTDDTAWDVRVAWERELSEGNWLGLTWPKEYGGRAASLAEEIIFEYEYARAAAPARVSVQALELLGPTLLAHGTEAQKARFLPRILAVEEMWGQGFSEPGAGSDLAAVRTKAVLVDGEWHLDGQKVWTTFGDRADWLYVLCRTDPDPARRHRGLTLLLVPVDQPGVEIRPIANIAGSTEFSECFFNDARTTEDMVVGGVGNGWKVVMSTLNRERGAALLPTQLAVEREVVGLIEAAKRRGAVDDRRIRQRLVDAVIGVHLMRCTNMRVVGDLLHPRDGRAASTAAAAVSKLFASTYHQRLGELALEIYGANAVFDRAAETEKARKLFLLSRAETIYGGTSEIQRNIISERVLNLPR; this is encoded by the coding sequence ATGGACCCGAGCAACAGCGACGGGCTGATCAACAGCCTTATCGACACCGCCGAGTACGCGGAGTTCCGCGACGAGGTGCGCACCTGGCTGGCCGAGCACCTGGTCGGCGAGTTCTACGAGCACCGCGGGGTCGGCAGCCCCACCGACGACACCGCCTGGGACGTCCGGGTGGCGTGGGAACGTGAGCTCTCCGAGGGCAACTGGCTCGGGCTGACCTGGCCGAAGGAGTACGGCGGCCGCGCGGCGAGCCTTGCCGAGGAGATCATCTTCGAATACGAGTACGCCCGTGCGGCCGCCCCGGCCCGGGTCAGCGTGCAGGCGCTGGAGCTGCTGGGGCCGACGTTGCTGGCCCACGGCACCGAGGCGCAGAAGGCCCGCTTCCTGCCGAGGATCCTGGCCGTCGAGGAGATGTGGGGGCAGGGTTTCTCCGAACCCGGCGCCGGTTCGGACCTGGCGGCGGTGCGCACCAAGGCGGTGCTCGTCGACGGCGAGTGGCACCTCGACGGCCAGAAGGTGTGGACCACCTTCGGCGACCGGGCGGACTGGCTGTATGTGCTCTGCCGCACCGACCCCGATCCGGCCAGGCGCCATCGCGGGCTGACCCTGCTGCTGGTGCCGGTCGATCAGCCCGGCGTCGAGATCCGGCCGATCGCCAACATCGCCGGCTCCACAGAGTTCAGCGAGTGCTTCTTCAACGACGCCCGCACCACCGAGGACATGGTGGTCGGCGGCGTCGGCAACGGCTGGAAGGTCGTGATGTCGACGCTGAACCGGGAACGCGGCGCGGCGTTGCTGCCGACGCAGCTGGCGGTGGAACGCGAGGTCGTCGGGCTGATCGAGGCGGCCAAGCGGCGCGGCGCGGTGGACGACCGCCGGATCCGGCAGCGGCTGGTGGACGCGGTGATCGGGGTGCACCTGATGCGGTGCACGAACATGCGGGTCGTCGGCGATCTGCTGCACCCCCGCGACGGGCGGGCGGCGAGCACCGCCGCGGCCGCGGTGAGCAAGCTGTTCGCGTCCACCTACCATCAGCGGCTCGGTGAGCTCGCGCTCGAGATCTACGGCGCCAACGCGGTTTTCGACCGCGCCGCGGAGACCGAGAAGGCGCGCAAACTGTTCCTGCTCAGCCGTGCGGAGACCATCTACGGCGGCACGTCCGAGATCCAGCGAAACATCATCTCCGAGCGGGTGCTGAACCTGCCCCGATAA
- a CDS encoding enoyl-CoA hydratase-related protein: MSEDLVRYRTDGQGVALLTLNRPERRNMWTARLEERFYDCLDRAAADPEARVVVVTGAGDTFCPGLDPEVLSGLSAGAAYTTNRRPQTYATTIPKPIVGAINGSCAGIGLAQALMFDYRFAARGAKFSTAFAKRGLPAEDATAWVLTRLCGPAHAFELLASARVFLAEEAAELGVVQQLSEPGQVVDDAVEFARGLAANVSPVSMAMIKSQIWRDCETTLEAARVRAQYLLRLAKEQPDFAEGAASLREKRPPAFAPYPGLHL, translated from the coding sequence ATGAGTGAGGACCTGGTGCGTTACCGGACCGACGGCCAGGGGGTGGCGCTGCTGACCCTGAACCGCCCGGAACGGCGCAACATGTGGACCGCGCGACTGGAGGAGCGGTTCTACGACTGTCTGGACCGCGCCGCCGCCGACCCCGAGGCCCGGGTCGTCGTGGTCACCGGCGCGGGCGACACGTTCTGCCCGGGGCTGGATCCGGAGGTGTTGTCCGGGTTGTCGGCCGGGGCGGCCTACACCACCAACCGGCGGCCGCAGACCTACGCCACCACCATCCCGAAGCCGATTGTCGGGGCGATCAACGGTTCGTGCGCGGGAATCGGGTTGGCGCAGGCGCTGATGTTCGACTACCGGTTCGCGGCGCGCGGAGCGAAGTTCAGCACCGCGTTCGCCAAACGGGGACTGCCCGCCGAGGACGCCACCGCCTGGGTGCTGACCCGGTTGTGCGGTCCGGCGCACGCCTTCGAACTGCTGGCCAGCGCCCGGGTTTTCCTCGCCGAGGAGGCCGCCGAACTCGGAGTCGTGCAACAGCTTTCCGAACCCGGTCAGGTGGTCGACGACGCGGTGGAGTTCGCCCGCGGGCTGGCCGCCAACGTGTCTCCGGTGTCGATGGCGATGATCAAGTCGCAGATCTGGCGCGACTGCGAGACCACGCTGGAGGCGGCGCGGGTGCGGGCCCAGTACCTGTTGAGGCTGGCCAAGGAGCAGCCCGACTTCGCCGAGGGCGCGGCGAGCCTCCGGGAGAAGCGTCCACCCGCTTTCGCTCCCTACCCGGGACTGCACCTGTGA
- a CDS encoding enoyl-CoA hydratase-related protein, which produces MADGISVEKAGPTAVVWLDRPDRGNAFTSAMQIELHRQLRLLDADESVRAIVVTGRGRYFSTGADMEPGGSNFAFDDEQHRRARAELADRPRPWTMRTPVIGALNGSAVGIGLTFPLQWDIRIVNESAKYGFVFTRRGLIPEQNSLWLLPRLVGVSRAAELLLTGRLFTGAEAVTYGLAVEALPGDEVLPRTLEIAGEIACNTAPAAVGATKHLLYELLAETDREAAFYREWELFRWFGRQPDSAEGVASFLERRAPRFTVPKHVPLPETERGWRTDE; this is translated from the coding sequence GTGGCTGACGGCATCTCGGTGGAGAAGGCCGGCCCCACCGCGGTGGTGTGGCTGGACCGGCCGGATCGGGGCAACGCGTTCACCTCGGCGATGCAGATCGAACTGCACCGGCAGCTTCGCCTGCTCGACGCCGACGAGTCGGTGCGCGCCATCGTCGTGACCGGCCGGGGCCGCTACTTCTCCACCGGCGCGGACATGGAGCCGGGCGGCAGCAACTTCGCCTTCGACGACGAACAGCACCGCCGGGCCCGCGCCGAGCTCGCCGACCGGCCCCGCCCGTGGACGATGCGCACCCCGGTCATCGGCGCGCTCAACGGTTCGGCGGTCGGCATCGGGCTCACCTTCCCGCTGCAGTGGGACATCCGGATCGTCAACGAGTCCGCCAAGTACGGTTTCGTGTTCACCCGCCGCGGCCTGATTCCCGAACAGAACTCGCTGTGGCTGTTGCCGCGGTTGGTCGGGGTGAGCCGCGCGGCCGAACTGCTGTTGACCGGCCGGCTGTTCACCGGCGCCGAGGCGGTGACCTACGGCCTGGCGGTGGAGGCGCTGCCGGGCGACGAGGTGTTGCCGCGCACCTTGGAGATCGCCGGCGAGATCGCCTGCAACACCGCACCCGCCGCAGTGGGCGCGACCAAACACCTGCTCTACGAGCTGCTCGCCGAGACCGACCGGGAGGCCGCGTTCTACCGCGAGTGGGAGCTGTTCCGGTGGTTCGGCCGCCAACCCGATTCGGCTGAGGGAGTGGCTTCGTTCCTGGAACGGCGGGCGCCGCGGTTCACGGTGCCCAAACACGTTCCGCTGCCGGAGACCGAACGCGGCTGGAGGACCGATGAGTGA
- a CDS encoding SDR family oxidoreductase: MGLQDGRVVVVTGAAQGIGREHALEFARQGARVVVNDLGPAQQVVDEIIAAGGEAVANNDDVSDWDGAGRLIATALDTFGDLHVLVNNAGILRDKMFVNMDIDMWDAVIRVHLRGTFAPTKHAVNYWRERHKAGNPVEHPRVINTSSPSGLYGNVGQSNYGTAKAGIAAFTVILADELARMGVTVNAIAPSALTQMTAKLENYVARMQEIKERTGFDAGSPANIAPLVVWLASAEAADITGRVFNIKGGAISVAETWMAGPGVEKNARWQVDELGSVIPDLVARARPNSDGSGRPRG; this comes from the coding sequence ATGGGACTGCAAGACGGCCGGGTCGTCGTGGTCACCGGTGCGGCTCAGGGCATCGGCCGCGAGCACGCGCTGGAGTTCGCCCGCCAGGGTGCGAGGGTGGTGGTCAACGATCTCGGCCCGGCGCAGCAGGTGGTCGACGAGATCATCGCCGCCGGCGGGGAAGCGGTCGCGAACAACGACGACGTGTCGGACTGGGACGGCGCCGGCCGGCTGATCGCCACCGCCCTGGACACCTTCGGTGACCTTCATGTTCTGGTCAACAACGCGGGCATCCTGCGCGACAAGATGTTCGTGAACATGGACATCGACATGTGGGACGCGGTGATCCGCGTCCACCTGCGCGGTACCTTCGCGCCCACCAAACACGCGGTGAACTACTGGCGGGAACGCCACAAGGCGGGCAACCCGGTCGAGCACCCGCGGGTGATCAACACCTCCTCGCCGTCGGGCCTGTACGGCAACGTCGGACAGTCCAATTACGGCACCGCCAAGGCCGGTATCGCGGCGTTCACCGTGATCCTGGCCGACGAACTGGCCCGGATGGGGGTTACCGTCAACGCGATCGCGCCGAGCGCGCTGACCCAGATGACCGCCAAGCTCGAGAACTACGTGGCGCGGATGCAGGAGATCAAGGAGCGCACCGGCTTCGACGCCGGTTCGCCGGCCAACATCGCGCCGCTGGTGGTGTGGCTGGCGTCCGCGGAGGCAGCCGACATCACCGGCCGGGTGTTCAACATCAAGGGCGGCGCGATCTCAGTCGCCGAGACCTGGATGGCCGGACCCGGGGTGGAGAAGAACGCCCGCTGGCAGGTCGACGAACTCGGGTCGGTGATCCCGGACCTGGTCGCCAGGGCGCGGCCCAATTCCGACGGTTCCGGACGTCCCCGTGGCTGA
- a CDS encoding amidohydrolase family protein produces MTDDREPKLYDAWLNLPYLPGEVTPDPSVVARFKSSAYQGGETLADVVAEMDRLGIAVGVLTKVPRDITPPFVHGIKSGEAVLRQTCERLAAAQREYPGRFVTSVGIDPRLGYEAARHVRIAVREYGIKCIRIIPMFTGIAIDDKLAYPLYTAACDEGAVVSINVGVPGPMKPAKLQRTILVDEVALTFPDLKIVMSHLGDPWISETVSMLVKHPNVYAMTAGWAPKYIPDDIIRFAERRNPGKLMWASDYPILPLERTATEGRAVPLTGKSRAGYLADNAAAVFGYPN; encoded by the coding sequence ATGACCGACGACCGAGAGCCCAAGCTGTACGACGCCTGGCTGAACCTGCCTTACCTGCCGGGTGAGGTCACCCCCGACCCGTCGGTGGTGGCCCGCTTCAAGAGCAGCGCCTACCAGGGCGGGGAAACGCTGGCCGACGTGGTGGCCGAGATGGACCGGCTGGGTATCGCCGTCGGCGTGCTCACCAAGGTGCCGCGCGACATCACCCCGCCGTTCGTGCACGGCATCAAGTCCGGCGAGGCGGTGCTGCGTCAGACCTGCGAGCGGCTCGCCGCCGCGCAGCGGGAATACCCGGGACGGTTCGTGACCTCGGTCGGCATCGATCCGCGACTCGGTTACGAGGCCGCCCGCCACGTCCGCATCGCGGTGCGCGAGTACGGGATCAAATGCATCCGGATCATCCCGATGTTCACCGGCATCGCGATCGACGACAAACTCGCCTATCCGCTCTACACCGCCGCCTGCGACGAGGGCGCGGTGGTGTCGATCAACGTCGGGGTGCCCGGGCCGATGAAACCCGCGAAGCTGCAACGCACGATCCTTGTCGACGAGGTCGCGCTGACCTTCCCGGACCTGAAGATCGTGATGAGCCACCTCGGCGATCCGTGGATCTCCGAGACGGTGTCGATGCTGGTCAAACACCCCAACGTGTACGCGATGACGGCCGGCTGGGCGCCCAAGTACATTCCGGACGACATCATCCGGTTCGCCGAGCGGCGCAACCCGGGCAAGTTGATGTGGGCATCGGACTATCCGATTCTGCCGCTGGAGCGCACCGCGACCGAGGGTCGCGCGGTGCCGCTGACCGGGAAGAGCCGCGCCGGCTATCTCGCCGACAACGCCGCCGCCGTGTTCGGCTATCCGAATTGA
- a CDS encoding enoyl-CoA hydratase/isomerase family protein, whose product MADDDLLWSVRDGVGTITLNRPESRNAFTFPMIRRWAQILRDAKTDDDVRVIVLTGAGDKAFCSGVDLSAISNANPDLTPLQRKQQLHDEIHRVALALEDLDKPVIASINGVAVGAGLDMALMCDLRIMSVSARVSEGYVKVGLTPGDGGAYYLPRIVGTAKALELLLTGDFIDAHEALRIGLVNRIAEPENLQAETLRLARSIADHPPITVRMIKRATYQSANTDLRTALDLISSHFAVVAATEDAAEALRAMQEKRTPHYRGR is encoded by the coding sequence ATGGCCGACGACGACCTCCTCTGGTCCGTCCGCGACGGTGTCGGAACCATCACCCTGAACCGTCCGGAAAGCCGTAACGCCTTCACCTTTCCGATGATTCGCCGGTGGGCACAGATCCTTCGTGACGCCAAGACCGACGACGACGTGCGGGTGATCGTGCTGACCGGCGCGGGTGACAAGGCGTTCTGCTCCGGGGTGGACCTGTCGGCGATCTCCAACGCGAACCCCGACCTGACGCCACTGCAGCGCAAACAACAACTGCACGACGAGATTCACCGCGTTGCGCTGGCGCTCGAGGATCTGGACAAACCGGTCATCGCGTCGATCAACGGGGTCGCCGTCGGCGCCGGGCTGGACATGGCGTTGATGTGCGACCTGCGGATCATGTCCGTCTCGGCGCGGGTCTCGGAGGGCTATGTGAAGGTGGGTCTGACGCCGGGTGACGGCGGCGCCTACTACCTGCCCCGCATCGTCGGCACCGCCAAAGCGCTGGAGTTGTTGCTCACCGGGGATTTCATCGACGCGCACGAGGCGCTGCGCATCGGGCTGGTCAACCGCATCGCCGAACCGGAGAACCTGCAGGCCGAGACGTTGCGGCTGGCCCGCTCCATCGCCGACCACCCGCCGATCACCGTGCGAATGATCAAACGCGCGACCTACCAGTCGGCCAACACCGATCTGCGCACCGCGCTGGACCTCATCTCCTCGCACTTCGCGGTGGTCGCGGCCACCGAGGACGCCGCCGAGGCGCTGCGCGCGATGCAGGAGAAGCGAACCCCGCACTACCGAGGGCGATGA
- a CDS encoding acyl-CoA dehydrogenase family protein: MRTEPGSVRHAGLSYLLIPLDQPGVEVRPIRTMLGDSGFNSVYFDGARASADNLIGEPGSGWTAAMTTLGHERATSVLNYQFSFAREMEQLRELATRRGALRDELVRDRFVEAFIGLQIMGYNNIRSLTRALVDGRFGPEASIGKYYWSRWHQSFTELAMDVLESDALLGTEWDDGPDEASAAMRRAFIRARAETIYAGTSEIQKNIISERVLGLPREPKPVAS; the protein is encoded by the coding sequence GTGCGCACCGAACCCGGGTCGGTGCGTCACGCCGGGCTGTCGTATCTGCTCATCCCGCTCGACCAGCCCGGTGTCGAGGTGCGGCCGATCCGGACCATGCTCGGCGACAGCGGGTTCAACAGCGTCTATTTCGACGGGGCCCGCGCCTCGGCCGACAACCTGATCGGCGAACCCGGCAGCGGCTGGACCGCGGCGATGACGACGCTGGGCCACGAGCGCGCCACCTCGGTGCTGAACTACCAGTTCTCCTTCGCCCGGGAGATGGAGCAGTTGCGCGAGCTGGCCACCCGGCGCGGCGCGCTGCGCGACGAGCTGGTGCGCGACCGCTTCGTGGAGGCCTTCATCGGGCTGCAGATCATGGGTTACAACAACATTCGTTCACTGACCCGCGCGCTGGTGGACGGCAGGTTCGGGCCGGAGGCGTCGATCGGCAAGTACTACTGGTCACGGTGGCATCAGTCGTTCACCGAGCTGGCGATGGACGTGCTCGAATCCGATGCGCTGCTGGGCACCGAGTGGGACGACGGCCCGGACGAGGCGTCGGCGGCCATGCGTCGGGCGTTCATCCGCGCCCGCGCCGAGACCATCTACGCCGGCACCAGCGAGATCCAGAAGAACATCATCAGCGAGCGGGTGCTGGGCCTGCCACGCGAGCCGAAGCCGGTGGCGTCGTGA